A single region of the Nomia melanderi isolate GNS246 chromosome 12, iyNomMela1, whole genome shotgun sequence genome encodes:
- the LOC116433851 gene encoding uncharacterized protein LOC116433851 isoform X2, which translates to MSGKRKRKDDESDHSKPKKAPEKKKGHRKESTSQQQQQEQSTSRQQEPSTSVQHEHPLSKKEQRHYKRKLAEEQAQQQKPPALRQHEKQQQQTPPTPEQQQTPPTPQHQQTPPTPEQQQTPPTPQQQQTPPTPEQQQTPPTPQQQQTPPTPEQQQTPPTQQQQRSPHNPGRQQTPPTQQQQRSPHNPGRQQTPPTQQQQRSPHNPGRQQTPPTQQQQRSPHNPGRQQTPPPQQQQRSPHTQQQQQTPPTQQQQQTPPTQQQQRSPHNPGRQQTPPPQQQQRSPHNPGRQQTPPTQQQQRSPHNPGRQQTPPTQQQQRSPHNPGRQQTPPPQQQQRSPHTQQQQQTPPTQQQQRSPHNPGRQQTPPPQQQQRSPHNPGRQQTPPTQQQQRSPHNPGRQQTPPTQQQQRSPHNPGRQQTPPPQQQQRSPHNPGRQQTPPTQQQQRSPHNPGRQQTPPPQQQQRSPHTPEQQQAPPTPEQQQAPPTPQQRLGLQEVQLSPQHYLQVGPQQYLQVGPQQYLQLSPQRYLQLGSQQYSPPHLQVGPELSYTSLAIAQQQQQALQIQEQQQQQALQIQQQQQQEALQIQQHQLMQQQLQYIAHQQEQGSQFVQQPIPYMSHPWQLQGPRILQQPQLDISHTAQSSQQHIPSVVQPAQLHFESSPIHYQQQYGPPTTQQQQQQRSPPKPQQQQQRSPPKPQQQQQRSPPKPQQQQQRTPPKPQQQQQRTPPKPQQQQQRTPPTPQQQQQRTPPKPQQQQQRTPPKPQQQQQRTPPKPQQQQQRTPPKPQQQQQRTPPKPQQQQQRTPPKPQQQQQRTPPTPQQQQQRTPPKPQQQQQRTPPKPQQQMLQDPSVYYQQQQQRPSTSQQHWQYQESHIPIQHQQEQQGEQLTSESPQTEEMKHIKGRGDRERCTLSSEMQKMYIDQIPSRCTTGQSGRKITVETNMFRLLFKPTFETCIVHYDVVFNPDKPKFLLRSAFEQYRNKHFTNRYPAFDGNKNAYSAKELPFGDQSEEDEVTVFDVGGQRNHTFKVHLKKAAVLDLTWLKDMKYDSISIQSQQKYIQALDIILRHGTERNAVPVGRSFFYEPQPGRVVSLTNGLDMWVGVFQSAVIGWKPYLNVDVAHKGFPTPKPIIDLLKDLCKRKKTDEPLQTITEYDIKRNAEKINRFLKGLKIQYEIPEQPNSKRTYRVNELGASARNYKFETDNGELWSVEKYFAQQKRCTLKQAELPCLWVGSRNNDRKIYLPMELCTIVAGQVIQKKMDESQTSALIKQAATDTRKRKEKIMNGLQQININEQPTLMKEFNLSVLPEFEKISARVLEAPKLKYARQEPVCVTKGVWQAEKFLHPSSLKDNEWTILNLDAKTSIRELQNGFCKRFQECAAKVNMSLGKMLFPICDLSRSSKINDEVLNFLARKKNQGIRLVMVVIPNIYAYSLVKKSSELIIGGIVTQCIKLRTIENLTDTTITNILLKINSKLNGINHLFYQRPRCLDTPSMLVGADVTHPSPDAKNTPSIAAVVSSQSNTFQYDVELRLQPPKEEIILDLENIMLKQLELYHTNRWRG; encoded by the exons ATGtcaggaaagagaaaaa GGAAGGATGATGAGTCAGACCACTCAAAACCTAAAAAGGCgccagaaaagaaaaaaggacaTCGGAAAGAATCTACTtcgcaacaacaacaacaggaACAATCTACTTCACGACAACAGGAACCATCTACTTCAGTACAACATGAACACCCTCTTTCCAAAAAAGAACAACGGCACTACAAAAGAAAATTAGCTGAAGAACAAGCGCAACAACAAAAGCCACCTGCTCTACGACAACATGAAAAACAGCAACAACAAACACCACCTACACCTGAACAGCAACAAACACCGCCTACTCCACAACACCAACAAACACCACCTACACCTGAACAGCAACAAACACCGCCTACTCCACAACAGCAACAAACACCACCTACACCTGAACAGCAACAAACACCGCCTACTCCACAACAGCAACAAACACCACCTACACCTGAACAGCAACAAACACCGCCTACTCAACAACAGCAACGATCACCGCATAATCCCGGACGGCAACAAACACCACCTACTCAACAACAGCAACGATCACCGCATAATCCCGGACGGCAACAAACACCACCTACTCAACAACAGCAACGATCACCGCATAATCCCGGACGGCAACAAACTCCACCTACTCAACAACAGCAACGATCACCACATAATCCCGGACGGCAACAAACACCACCTCCTCAACAACAGCAACGATCACCGCATacgcaacaacagcaacaaacaCCACCTactcaacaacagcaacaaacaCCACCTACTCAACAACAGCAACGATCACCGCATAATCCCGGACGGCAACAAACACCACCTCCTCAACAACAGCAACGATCACCGCATAATCCCGGACGGCAACAAACACCACCTACTCAACAACAGCAACGATCACCGCATAATCCCGGACGGCAACAAACACCACCTACTCAACAACAGCAACGATCACCGCATAATCCCGGACGGCAACAAACACCACCTCCTCAACAACAGCAACGATCACCGCATactcaacaacagcaacaaacaCCACCTACTCAACAACAGCAACGATCACCGCATAATCCCGGACGGCAACAAACACCACCTCCTCAACAACAGCAACGATCACCGCATAATCCCGGACGGCAACAAACACCACCTACTCAACAACAGCAACGATCACCGCATAATCCCGGACGGCAACAAACACCACCTACTCAACAACAGCAACGATCACCGCATAATCCCGGACGGCAACAAACACCACCTCCTCAACAACAGCAACGATCACCGCATAATCCCGGACGGCAACAAACACCACCTACTCAACAACAGCAACGATCACCGCATAATCCCGGACGGCAACAAACACCACCTCCTCAACAACAGCAACGATCACCGCATACTCCAGAACAGCAACAAGCACCACCTACTCCCGAACAACAACAAGCACCACCTACTCCACAACAGCGACTGGGTCTGCAGGAAGTACAACTTAGTCCACAACACTATTTACAAGTTGGTCCACAACAGTATTTACAAGTTGGTCCACAACAGTATTTACAACTTAGTCCACAACGGTATTTACAACTTGGTTCACAACAGTATTCACCACCACATTTACAAGTCGGACCTGAGCTGTCATATACATCACTAGCTATTgcacaacagcagcaacaagcACTACAGATTCAagaacagcagcagcaacaagcACTACAGAttcaacaacagcagcagcaagaAGCACTACAGATTCAACAACATCAACTGATGCAGcaacaattacaatatatagCACATCAGCAAGAACAAGGTTCACAATTTGTTCAGCAACCTATACCATACATGTCACATCCGTGGCAACTACAAGGACCACGTATTCTACAACAACCACAGCTAGATATTTCACATACTGCACAATCATCACAGCAACATATTCCATCTGTTGTACAACCAGCACAATTACACTTCGAAAGTTCACCAATTCATTATCAGCAACAATATGGACCACCTACTacacaacaacagcagcagcaacgatCACCACCCAAgccacaacagcagcagcaacgatCACCACCCAAgccacaacagcagcagcaacgatCACCACCCAAgccacaacagcagcagcaacgaaCACCACCCAAaccacaacagcagcagcaacgaaCACCACCCAAaccacaacagcagcagcaacgtACACCACCGACgccacaacagcagcagcaacgaaCACCACCCAAGccacaacaacagcagcaacgaACACCACCCAAgccacaacagcagcagcaacgtACACCACCCAAGccacaacaacagcagcaacgaACACCACCCAAGccacaacaacagcagcaacgaACACCACCCAAGccacaacaacagcagcaacgaACACCACCCAAgccacaacagcagcagcaacgaaCACCACCCACgccacaacagcagcagcaacgaaCACCACCCAAgccacaacagcagcagcaacgaaCACCTCCCAAGCCACAACAGCAAATGCTACAAGATCCGTCAGTTTATTatcagcaacaacaacaacgtcCGTCTACTTCACAGCAACACTGGCAGTACCAAGAATCTCATATTCCAATACAGCACCAGCAGGAGCAGCAAGGGGAACAATTGACTTCAGAATCACCGCAAACTGAAGAAATG AAGCACATTAAAGGGCGTGGTGATCGTGAAAGATGTACACTCTCATCGGAAATGCAAAAGATGTATATTGATCAAATACCCAGTAGATGCACTACAGGACAGAGTGGAAGAAAAATCACTGTAGAAACAAACATGTTCAGACTTCTATTTAAACCAACTTTTGAAACATGTATTGTACATTATGATGTGGTCTTTAATCCAGACAAACCGAAGTTTTTGTTGAGATCAGCCTTTGAACAATATAGGAATAAACATTTTACCAATAGATACCCAGCATTTGATGGGAATAAGAATGCTTACAGCGCAAAAGAACTTCCTTTCGGTGATCAAAGT GAAGAAGATGAGGTGACAGTTTTTGATGTTGGAGGTCAAAGAAATCATACTTTTAAAGTACATCTGAAGAAAGCAGCAGTTCTTGATTTGACATGGTTAAAAGATATGAAATATGATTCCATATCAATTCAAAGTCAACAGAAATATATACAAGCTTTAGACATCATTCTAAGACATGGAACAGAGCGTAATGCTGTTCCT GTGGGCAGATCATTTTTCTATGAACCGCAACCTGGCAGAGTTGTGTCATTGACCAATGGCTTAGATATGTGGGTTGGAGTTTTTCAATCTGCTGTAATTGGATGGAAACCTTACTTGAATGTAGATG TTGCTCACAAAGGATTTCCAACTCCTAAACCAATTATCGACTTGTTGAAAGACCTTTGTAAACGGAAAAAAACCGACGAACCTCTCCAAACGATAACTGAATATGATATAAAACGAAATGCTGAAAAAATAAACAGGTTTCTAAAAggcttaaaaattcaatatgaaataccCGAGCAACCAAATAGTAAAAGGACATACAGAGTAAATGAATTAGGTGCATCCGcaagaaattacaaatttgaaaCCGATAATGGAGAATTATGGTcggtagaaaaatattttgccCAACAGAAAAGATGTACATTAAAACAAGCAGAGCTACCTTGTCTTTGGGTCGGATCTCGTAATAATGACCGAAAGATATATTTGCCAATggag TTATGTACAATTGTAGCCGGGCAAgttatacaaaagaaaatggaCGAATCTCAAACATCAGCCCTGATTAAACAGGCAGCAACGGATACTCGGAAACGcaaagaaaaaattatgaatgGA CTGCAacagataaatataaatgaacaacCGACTCTGATGAAGGAATTTAACCTGTCTGTGTTAccagaatttgaaaaaatatcagCCAGAGTCCTCGAAGCtcctaaattaaaatatgctagACAAGAGCCAGTATGTGTGACAAAAGGAGTATGGCAAGCTGAAAAATTTTTACACCCGAGCAGTTTAAAAGACAATGAATGGACTATTTTGAACTTAGACGCCAAAACAAGTATCAGAGAATTACAGAATGGTTTTTGTAAAAGATTCCAAGAATGTG ctGCGAAGGTCAATATGTCACTTGGAAAAATGTTATTTCCTATCTGCGATCTCTCTAGGAGCAGTAAAATAAATGAtgaagtattaaattttttggCCAGAAAGAAGAACCAAGGAATAAGACTTGTTATGGTAGTAATTCCAAATATATATGCATACA GTTTGGTGAAGAAGTCCTCTGAATTGATAATAGGGGGTATAGTAACTCAATGCATAAAGttaagaacaatagaaaatCTGACTGATACgacaattacaaatattttattgaagatTAACTCAAAACTTAATGGTATTAACCATCTATTTTATCAGCG ACCACGTTGCTTAGATACCCCATCCATGTTAGTAGGTGCGGATGTGACTCATCCATCCCCTGATGCTAAAAATACACCTTCAATAGCTGCG GTTGTTTCGAGTCAATCAAATACTTTCCAATATGATGTTGAATTAAGACTCCAGCCACCGAAAGAGGAAATAATTCTCGATCTTGAAAACATAATGTTGAAGCAGTTAGAGCTCTATCACACCAAT AGATGGCGTGGGTGA
- the LOC116433851 gene encoding uncharacterized protein LOC116433851 isoform X1: MSGKRKRKDDESDHSKPKKAPEKKKGHRKESTSQQQQQEQSTSRQQEPSTSVQHEHPLSKKEQRHYKRKLAEEQAQQQKPPALRQHEKQQQQTPPTPEQQQTPPTPQHQQTPPTPEQQQTPPTPQQQQTPPTPEQQQTPPTPQQQQTPPTPEQQQTPPTQQQQRSPHNPGRQQTPPTQQQQRSPHNPGRQQTPPTQQQQRSPHNPGRQQTPPTQQQQRSPHNPGRQQTPPPQQQQRSPHTQQQQQTPPTQQQQQTPPTQQQQRSPHNPGRQQTPPPQQQQRSPHNPGRQQTPPTQQQQRSPHNPGRQQTPPTQQQQRSPHNPGRQQTPPPQQQQRSPHTQQQQQTPPTQQQQRSPHNPGRQQTPPPQQQQRSPHNPGRQQTPPTQQQQRSPHNPGRQQTPPTQQQQRSPHNPGRQQTPPPQQQQRSPHNPGRQQTPPTQQQQRSPHNPGRQQTPPPQQQQRSPHTPEQQQAPPTPEQQQAPPTPQQRLGLQEVQLSPQHYLQVGPQQYLQVGPQQYLQLSPQRYLQLGSQQYSPPHLQVGPELSYTSLAIAQQQQQALQIQEQQQQQALQIQQQQQQEALQIQQHQLMQQQLQYIAHQQEQGSQFVQQPIPYMSHPWQLQGPRILQQPQLDISHTAQSSQQHIPSVVQPAQLHFESSPIHYQQQYGPPTTQQQQQQRSPPKPQQQQQRSPPKPQQQQQRSPPKPQQQQQRTPPKPQQQQQRTPPKPQQQQQRTPPTPQQQQQRTPPKPQQQQQRTPPKPQQQQQRTPPKPQQQQQRTPPKPQQQQQRTPPKPQQQQQRTPPKPQQQQQRTPPTPQQQQQRTPPKPQQQQQRTPPKPQQQMLQDPSVYYQQQQQRPSTSQQHWQYQESHIPIQHQQEQQGEQLTSESPQTEEMKHIKGRGDRERCTLSSEMQKMYIDQIPSRCTTGQSGRKITVETNMFRLLFKPTFETCIVHYDVVFNPDKPKFLLRSAFEQYRNKHFTNRYPAFDGNKNAYSAKELPFGDQSEEDEVTVFDVGGQRNHTFKVHLKKAAVLDLTWLKDMKYDSISIQSQQKYIQALDIILRHGTERNAVPVGRSFFYEPQPGRVVSLTNGLDMWVGVFQSAVIGWKPYLNVDVAHKGFPTPKPIIDLLKDLCKRKKTDEPLQTITEYDIKRNAEKINRFLKGLKIQYEIPEQPNSKRTYRVNELGASARNYKFETDNGELWSVEKYFAQQKRCTLKQAELPCLWVGSRNNDRKIYLPMELCTIVAGQVIQKKMDESQTSALIKQAATDTRKRKEKIMNGLQQININEQPTLMKEFNLSVLPEFEKISARVLEAPKLKYARQEPVCVTKGVWQAEKFLHPSSLKDNEWTILNLDAKTSIRELQNGFCKRFQECAAKVNMSLGKMLFPICDLSRSSKINDEVLNFLARKKNQGIRLVMVVIPNIYAYSLVKKSSELIIGGIVTQCIKLRTIENLTDTTITNILLKINSKLNGINHLFYQRPRCLDTPSMLVGADVTHPSPDAKNTPSIAAVVSSQSNTFQYDVELRLQPPKEEIILDLENIMLKQLELYHTNVGEIPDKIIFYRDGVGEGHFPQVMHREISAIKRAISKLGNGTYKIPITFLVVQKRHHIRLFPTNKANSDDRNFNVQAGTIVDTDITHPRHIDFYLVSHASIQGTARPTKYRCICNEIGMTEDEIEQLTYYLCHLFARCTRSVSYPAPTYYAHLAAYRARAWIHNEHINLDDLQEEERKKLTPKMKNSPMFFV; this comes from the exons ATGtcaggaaagagaaaaa GGAAGGATGATGAGTCAGACCACTCAAAACCTAAAAAGGCgccagaaaagaaaaaaggacaTCGGAAAGAATCTACTtcgcaacaacaacaacaggaACAATCTACTTCACGACAACAGGAACCATCTACTTCAGTACAACATGAACACCCTCTTTCCAAAAAAGAACAACGGCACTACAAAAGAAAATTAGCTGAAGAACAAGCGCAACAACAAAAGCCACCTGCTCTACGACAACATGAAAAACAGCAACAACAAACACCACCTACACCTGAACAGCAACAAACACCGCCTACTCCACAACACCAACAAACACCACCTACACCTGAACAGCAACAAACACCGCCTACTCCACAACAGCAACAAACACCACCTACACCTGAACAGCAACAAACACCGCCTACTCCACAACAGCAACAAACACCACCTACACCTGAACAGCAACAAACACCGCCTACTCAACAACAGCAACGATCACCGCATAATCCCGGACGGCAACAAACACCACCTACTCAACAACAGCAACGATCACCGCATAATCCCGGACGGCAACAAACACCACCTACTCAACAACAGCAACGATCACCGCATAATCCCGGACGGCAACAAACTCCACCTACTCAACAACAGCAACGATCACCACATAATCCCGGACGGCAACAAACACCACCTCCTCAACAACAGCAACGATCACCGCATacgcaacaacagcaacaaacaCCACCTactcaacaacagcaacaaacaCCACCTACTCAACAACAGCAACGATCACCGCATAATCCCGGACGGCAACAAACACCACCTCCTCAACAACAGCAACGATCACCGCATAATCCCGGACGGCAACAAACACCACCTACTCAACAACAGCAACGATCACCGCATAATCCCGGACGGCAACAAACACCACCTACTCAACAACAGCAACGATCACCGCATAATCCCGGACGGCAACAAACACCACCTCCTCAACAACAGCAACGATCACCGCATactcaacaacagcaacaaacaCCACCTACTCAACAACAGCAACGATCACCGCATAATCCCGGACGGCAACAAACACCACCTCCTCAACAACAGCAACGATCACCGCATAATCCCGGACGGCAACAAACACCACCTACTCAACAACAGCAACGATCACCGCATAATCCCGGACGGCAACAAACACCACCTACTCAACAACAGCAACGATCACCGCATAATCCCGGACGGCAACAAACACCACCTCCTCAACAACAGCAACGATCACCGCATAATCCCGGACGGCAACAAACACCACCTACTCAACAACAGCAACGATCACCGCATAATCCCGGACGGCAACAAACACCACCTCCTCAACAACAGCAACGATCACCGCATACTCCAGAACAGCAACAAGCACCACCTACTCCCGAACAACAACAAGCACCACCTACTCCACAACAGCGACTGGGTCTGCAGGAAGTACAACTTAGTCCACAACACTATTTACAAGTTGGTCCACAACAGTATTTACAAGTTGGTCCACAACAGTATTTACAACTTAGTCCACAACGGTATTTACAACTTGGTTCACAACAGTATTCACCACCACATTTACAAGTCGGACCTGAGCTGTCATATACATCACTAGCTATTgcacaacagcagcaacaagcACTACAGATTCAagaacagcagcagcaacaagcACTACAGAttcaacaacagcagcagcaagaAGCACTACAGATTCAACAACATCAACTGATGCAGcaacaattacaatatatagCACATCAGCAAGAACAAGGTTCACAATTTGTTCAGCAACCTATACCATACATGTCACATCCGTGGCAACTACAAGGACCACGTATTCTACAACAACCACAGCTAGATATTTCACATACTGCACAATCATCACAGCAACATATTCCATCTGTTGTACAACCAGCACAATTACACTTCGAAAGTTCACCAATTCATTATCAGCAACAATATGGACCACCTACTacacaacaacagcagcagcaacgatCACCACCCAAgccacaacagcagcagcaacgatCACCACCCAAgccacaacagcagcagcaacgatCACCACCCAAgccacaacagcagcagcaacgaaCACCACCCAAaccacaacagcagcagcaacgaaCACCACCCAAaccacaacagcagcagcaacgtACACCACCGACgccacaacagcagcagcaacgaaCACCACCCAAGccacaacaacagcagcaacgaACACCACCCAAgccacaacagcagcagcaacgtACACCACCCAAGccacaacaacagcagcaacgaACACCACCCAAGccacaacaacagcagcaacgaACACCACCCAAGccacaacaacagcagcaacgaACACCACCCAAgccacaacagcagcagcaacgaaCACCACCCACgccacaacagcagcagcaacgaaCACCACCCAAgccacaacagcagcagcaacgaaCACCTCCCAAGCCACAACAGCAAATGCTACAAGATCCGTCAGTTTATTatcagcaacaacaacaacgtcCGTCTACTTCACAGCAACACTGGCAGTACCAAGAATCTCATATTCCAATACAGCACCAGCAGGAGCAGCAAGGGGAACAATTGACTTCAGAATCACCGCAAACTGAAGAAATG AAGCACATTAAAGGGCGTGGTGATCGTGAAAGATGTACACTCTCATCGGAAATGCAAAAGATGTATATTGATCAAATACCCAGTAGATGCACTACAGGACAGAGTGGAAGAAAAATCACTGTAGAAACAAACATGTTCAGACTTCTATTTAAACCAACTTTTGAAACATGTATTGTACATTATGATGTGGTCTTTAATCCAGACAAACCGAAGTTTTTGTTGAGATCAGCCTTTGAACAATATAGGAATAAACATTTTACCAATAGATACCCAGCATTTGATGGGAATAAGAATGCTTACAGCGCAAAAGAACTTCCTTTCGGTGATCAAAGT GAAGAAGATGAGGTGACAGTTTTTGATGTTGGAGGTCAAAGAAATCATACTTTTAAAGTACATCTGAAGAAAGCAGCAGTTCTTGATTTGACATGGTTAAAAGATATGAAATATGATTCCATATCAATTCAAAGTCAACAGAAATATATACAAGCTTTAGACATCATTCTAAGACATGGAACAGAGCGTAATGCTGTTCCT GTGGGCAGATCATTTTTCTATGAACCGCAACCTGGCAGAGTTGTGTCATTGACCAATGGCTTAGATATGTGGGTTGGAGTTTTTCAATCTGCTGTAATTGGATGGAAACCTTACTTGAATGTAGATG TTGCTCACAAAGGATTTCCAACTCCTAAACCAATTATCGACTTGTTGAAAGACCTTTGTAAACGGAAAAAAACCGACGAACCTCTCCAAACGATAACTGAATATGATATAAAACGAAATGCTGAAAAAATAAACAGGTTTCTAAAAggcttaaaaattcaatatgaaataccCGAGCAACCAAATAGTAAAAGGACATACAGAGTAAATGAATTAGGTGCATCCGcaagaaattacaaatttgaaaCCGATAATGGAGAATTATGGTcggtagaaaaatattttgccCAACAGAAAAGATGTACATTAAAACAAGCAGAGCTACCTTGTCTTTGGGTCGGATCTCGTAATAATGACCGAAAGATATATTTGCCAATggag TTATGTACAATTGTAGCCGGGCAAgttatacaaaagaaaatggaCGAATCTCAAACATCAGCCCTGATTAAACAGGCAGCAACGGATACTCGGAAACGcaaagaaaaaattatgaatgGA CTGCAacagataaatataaatgaacaacCGACTCTGATGAAGGAATTTAACCTGTCTGTGTTAccagaatttgaaaaaatatcagCCAGAGTCCTCGAAGCtcctaaattaaaatatgctagACAAGAGCCAGTATGTGTGACAAAAGGAGTATGGCAAGCTGAAAAATTTTTACACCCGAGCAGTTTAAAAGACAATGAATGGACTATTTTGAACTTAGACGCCAAAACAAGTATCAGAGAATTACAGAATGGTTTTTGTAAAAGATTCCAAGAATGTG ctGCGAAGGTCAATATGTCACTTGGAAAAATGTTATTTCCTATCTGCGATCTCTCTAGGAGCAGTAAAATAAATGAtgaagtattaaattttttggCCAGAAAGAAGAACCAAGGAATAAGACTTGTTATGGTAGTAATTCCAAATATATATGCATACA GTTTGGTGAAGAAGTCCTCTGAATTGATAATAGGGGGTATAGTAACTCAATGCATAAAGttaagaacaatagaaaatCTGACTGATACgacaattacaaatattttattgaagatTAACTCAAAACTTAATGGTATTAACCATCTATTTTATCAGCG ACCACGTTGCTTAGATACCCCATCCATGTTAGTAGGTGCGGATGTGACTCATCCATCCCCTGATGCTAAAAATACACCTTCAATAGCTGCG GTTGTTTCGAGTCAATCAAATACTTTCCAATATGATGTTGAATTAAGACTCCAGCCACCGAAAGAGGAAATAATTCTCGATCTTGAAAACATAATGTTGAAGCAGTTAGAGCTCTATCACACCAATGTAGGTGAAATACCAgacaaaatcattttttatcg AGATGGCGTGGGTGAAGGACACTTTCCCCAAGTAATGCATAGAGAAATATCTGCTATAAAAAGGGCTATCTCGAAATTGGGAAATGGAACTTATAAAATTCCAATAACGTTTCTTGTGGTTCAAAAGAGACACCACATACGTCTCTTTCCGACTAACAAAGCCAATTCGGACGACAGGAATTTTAATGTGCAAGCTGGTACCATTGTTGATACAGATATCACACATCCAAGACATATTGATTTCTACCTTGTATCTCATGCTAGCATTCAA GGCACTGCAAGGCCTACGAAGTATAGATGTATCTGCAACGAAATTGGGATGACAGAAGATGAAATTGAGCAATTGACATATTATCTTTGTCATTTGTTTGCAAGGTGTACAAGATCTGTCAGCTATCCTGCACCCACCTATTATGCTCATTTAGCTGCATATAGGGCTAGAGCATGGATACATAA TGAACATATAAATCTAGACGACTTACAAGAAGAGGAACGAAAAAAGTTAActccaaaaatgaaaaattctccaatgttttttgtttaa